The following coding sequences are from one Canis lupus dingo isolate Sandy chromosome 21, ASM325472v2, whole genome shotgun sequence window:
- the LOC112667836 gene encoding olfactory receptor 51F2-like — translation MVLFLQGSWLPLLIMPFFNQSIFHPAVFLLTGIPGFESYHAWLSIPFCCLYAIAISGNGMILFVILTESSLHEPMYYFLSMLSFTDLGLCLSTLVTMLRIFWFNAQEISFDACISQMFFIHGFTFMESSVLLVMAFDRFIAICNPLRYATILTNSRIIKVGFAIVIRGTTALVPLLLLLKRLSFCRSHVLHHSYCFHPDVMKLSCTDTKINSAFGLAIVISTAGIDSVLILLSYVLIIHSVLSIASPKERKKAFGTCVSHISAVAIFYIPMISLSLVHRFGKHAPPLVHTLIANVYLLIPPVMNPIIYSVKTKQIRKAVLKIFLSKLI, via the coding sequence ATGGTCCTTTTTCTCCAGGGAAGTTGGCTCCCTTTACTCATTATGCCATTTTTCAATCAAAGCATTTTCCACCCTGCAGTCTTCCTTCTTACTGGCATCCCTGGTTTTGAAAGTTACCATGCCTGGCTCTCCATCCCTTTCTGTTGTCTCTATGCCATTGCCATCTCTGGGAATGGTATGATCTtgtttgtcatcctcactgaGTCAAGCCTTCATGAACCCATGTACTATTTCCTCTCCATGCTTTCCTTCACGGACCTAGGGCTGTGCCTTTCCACATTGGTCACCATGCTGCGTATTTTCTGGTTCAATGCTCAAGAAATCAGTTTTGATGCCTGCATTAGCCAAATGTTCTTTATCCATGGTTTCACATTCATGGAGTCCTCTGTACTTCTGGTGATGGCCTTTGACCGCTTCATTGCCATCTGTAACCCACTGAGATATGCCACAATCTTAACCAATTCAAGGATCATCAAAGTGGGCTTTGCCATTGTTATTAGAGGGACAACGGCTCTAGTACCTTTACTCCTGCTCTTAAAGCGTCTATCCTTCTGCCGTAGCCATGTTCTGCACCATTCATATTGTTTCCACCCTGATGTGATGAAGCTTTCATGCACAGATACCAAGATCAACAGTGCATTTGGTTTGGCTATTGTTATCTCTACTGCTGGCATAGACTCTGTCTTGATCCTCCTCTCCTATGTTCTGATCAtccactctgtgctcagcattgCTTCCCCAAAGGAGCGGAAAAAGGCCTTTGGTACTTGTGTCTCACACATAAGTGCCGTTGCCATCTTCTACATCCCCATGATCAGCTTGTCACTGGTACACAGATTTGGGAAGCATGCCCCTCCCCTTGTGCACACCCTTATTGCCAATGTTTACCTGCTCATCCCTCCTGTGATGAATCCCATAATCTATAGTGTGAAGACCAAGCAAATTCGTAAGGCTGTGctcaaaattttcctttctaaGCTGATTTAG